A genomic stretch from Carcharodon carcharias isolate sCarCar2 chromosome 27 unlocalized genomic scaffold, sCarCar2.pri SUPER_27_unloc_1, whole genome shotgun sequence includes:
- the LOC121273664 gene encoding zinc finger protein 239-like → MEKPWKCGDCGKGFRCPSELEIHRRSHTGERPFTCSVCGKGFSHLSNIMSHNLVHTGERPFTCSECGKGFRSPSKLKIHRRTHTGERPFTCSECGKGFTQLSNLQTHRRVHTGERPFTCSTCGKAFSDSSGLRTHQRVHTGERPFTCSECGKGFRDSSSLLTHQRVHTGERPFICPVCGKGFNQSSNLLRHQRVHK, encoded by the coding sequence atggagaaaccgtggaaatgcggggactgtgggaagggattcagatgcCCATCTGAGCTGGAAATTCATAGACGCAGTCACACcggagagaggccgttcacctgctctgtgtgtggaaagGGTTTCAGTCATTTATCCAACATAATGTCGCACAACCTAGTTCACACCGgtgagagaccgttcacctgctctgagtgtgggaagggattcagatccCCATCTAAGCTGAAAATTCACCGACGcactcacaccggggagaggccattcacctgctctgagtgcgggaagggattcactcagttatcaaaCCTGCAGACACACcgacgagttcacactggggaaagaccattcacctgctctacgTGTGGGAAGGCATTCAGTGATTCATCTGGCCTGCggacacatcagcgagttcacactggggagaggccgttcacctgctctgagtgtgggaagggattcagagaTTCATCCAGCCTactgactcaccagcgagttcacacagggGAAAGGCCGTTCATCtgccctgtgtgtgggaagggcttCAATCAGTCAAGCAACCTCCTgcgacaccagcgagttcacaagtga